GGTCGAGACCCCGTCGTGGACGTTGACGGTGACCATGTCGGTCCACGAGGCCAGATCGGTCTGCCCCTTCGGCGTGAATTCGTTCTGACCGTCTTTCGACCATCGATGCTCGTACTCGACGCCACGGAATGCCACGGCCGCCGCGGGCGCCGCAGACGCTTGCGATGACGCCGGGGCGCTCGACGCCCATGGCGACAGGACTGCACAAGCCAAAGCCAGAACTGCGCGACCGACGGCGCGATGGGACGCCATGTCTTCCTCCTGACGACTCGTATGTAGATGACCCGGCGCACCCTCCGGGCGAAATGTGCAACGGTGTGCAAATTCCGCCCGGCGTTTCCGAGGAACGCGACGGTCCGGAAGCGTTTGATGATGGCACACAATATGCGGCGGTGTGGAACGCGTGGCGAAGTCTCTTCGCCGAGCGCCTCTCTATCCGGTCTCACTGCCCGCCAGTGACGCCCCCTTTCGGAGGAATCCACCATGCAGACACACCCATCGCAACAATCGCGTTCACCGTCAGGACAGTTCCTGCGCGACGTGATGACTCGCGATCCGGCATTCGTCCGCCGCGAGGACACGATTCAACACGCCGCGAAACTGATGGCGGATCTGAACATCGGTGCGTTGCCGGTATGTGCGGACGGCCACCTGGAAGGCATGATCACCGACCGCGACATTTCGGTCCGGTGCGTGGCTTCCGGCAAGCGCGCCAATTCCAAGGTCGGCGACGCCATGTCGGACGGCGCGCAATGGTGCCGTGAGGACGACACCGTCGAGGACGCCTGCGACACCATGTGCCGCGAGCAGATCCGCCGCATGCCGGTCGTCGACGACAACAAGAAGTTGGTCGGCATGGTATCGATGGGCGATATCGCGACCAAGGTCGCCGACGAAGCCACGTGCGGCAGGATAGTCGCCGAAGTGTCAGTCCCGTCAGCGCCGAACCGCTGACGTGAGGATGGATCGTCATGTCCGCCAAAGCCGGTGAAAAAGCCGAGAAAACGGGAGACTTCCGCTGCGCGCACTGCCATCGCACAACACACGTGACGAAGGGGCACACGATTCCCCGCTGCCCCCATTGCGGCCACGCGGCGTTCGATACGCGACGCAACGAACCATGACGCTGCCCGGGCCGTCCGCGTACGCGCCGTTGCCCTGCCCGCGGCAACAGCGCTCCATTGCGTAAGCCGCAGCCGACACCGGTGGCTCGGGCATGCCGCCAACCGGACGCGCTCAGGCGTATTGAGCCAGTCCGTTGCCGAGCGACCAGTTCTCCTTTCTGACCTCGATGAGGTTGATGAGCACGTCCTCCGGCCGCACCCCGGGATTTTCGCCGAGCAGTTCCACGGTTCGTCTGAACAGGGCCTTCTTCTGCTCGAAGGTGCGGGTGTCGGACGCTGAAATCTGAATGAAGATAACGTCCTCACTACGCGCGATACCGAAATAGGACGCGCCGTAGCGGAAGTTTGCGGCGTCGTGTTCCGTGATGGTCATGAACTGGTCGTCCTCGGGGACACTGAACGTTTCGCGCAGCGCGCGATAGAGGCTGTCGAAGATCCCTTGACGGTAGGCTTCCGTCTTGCCGGTACGCAACGAGATGTGGGCCAAAGGCATGTGAACTCCCTTTCGTTGAAAGAGGTTTCACATTAGGGGGCCTCTGTTATATTCACAACATATGATTGGGAATATCAGTAATAACAAATAAAAATGACAGTGCGCCCGCTCGACCTCGATGCCGTTCAAGCGTTTGTCCGTATCGCGGACCTGGGCAGCTTCACGCGTGCGGCGGAAGCCATGCAAACGACGCAGGCAGCCGTCAGCCTGAAGCTTCAACGGCTCGAACAGAGACTGGGCTGCCGGCTCGTGGAGCGGACTCCCAGGTACGTCGAGCTCTCCGCGCAAGGCATTGCCTTCCTCGACCATGCCCGGGATCTCCTGGCGGTACACGATCGCGCGCTGGCAGGACTCACTGGCGTCCGACAGCGTCTCGTTGTCGGCATCAGCGACCATGTTGCCGGGCCCGAGCTCCCCGCGCTGATTGCGCGCATGAACGCGCAGGACCCGCAACTGCTGATAGAAATTCGAATTGGCTCATCGGGCGACCTGCTTCAGAGTTTCGACCGGCGAGAACTCGATTCGGTGATCGTTCGTTTGCATGTCGGCCGCAGCGACGGTGAAATTCTTGCCGAAGAGAAATTCGGTTGGTTCGCCGCGCCGGGTTGGCAGTATCGTGCGGGCGAGCCGCTGCCGATTGCCACCCTCGCCGAACCCTGCGGCGTCCGGGCGATGGCGAGCCAGCTTCTGGATGCGGCGGGAATTCCCTGGACAGAAGTTTTCGTGGGCGGTGGCGTCGCCGCCGTCTCGGCGGCGGTTGTGGCCGGACTCGGCGTCGCCGCCTTGGCGCCCCGCATGCTGCCGTTGGGCGCCATCGACATAAGCGCCAAGCTGGGGCTTCCCGATTTGCCGCGCTTGCCGGTCCTGCTTCACTCGAGGGTGAGAGGCGGGCGTCCCGCCGAGGCGCTTGCAGCACTTTCCGCTGCCTTCAGAGCAGCCGTGCGAGGCTGAGCCGCCTTCCACTCCTCCTCGCACGAGCCCCCCTCTGCATTCACCGGCTGGCGCACGGTTCGCGCCTCATCCACGATTCAACTGTCGGTTGAAACGGTAAAACGAACGACGTATCTCGACGTCTCGATCTTTCCCACAAATTGATGCGCAGTGGCGATGTATTTCCCTGGAGCCTTGATGGTTCCATTGACCTCCCATTCACGCGTTTTTTCATCGACGAAGCACAATGGCAGAATCAACCGGTGTGCCTGGTTCGCCGTCGTTACCGTCACGCGGATGGAAGAGTCGGGTTCCCCCACCCCGGAGAAACGAATACTACCGGCCGGTACCACGCCATACGCGCTGGGGTGAACGATGCGCACGTCGGAGAACTTAGGCTGAATAGGGGTTACCGTGTTGCTGTTCAGACTGGTTGCCCATACGGTATGGTTTCGTTGATCCACCGCTACCCCGTCCGCCAGAAAACCTATTCTCACCCAACCATCCACCTTGGGATCCGGGGCGTTCAAGTTGACGGCTAAAACCGTCCCGTCCTTATGAACATCCCCTAAATTCAATACATATAAAATCTGAAGCTTCTCATCAACAGCCAGCGCTGTAATATCAAGCATGTTTGTACTGATCGCGCGCACGTGGGCTGTGTTATCAAGGGTATTTATGATGGTAATCGTGCCGTCAGCGGTTGATATGTATAAATAGTGATTGGTTTTATCCAGCACCATCGTCC
The Pandoraea pulmonicola DNA segment above includes these coding regions:
- a CDS encoding CBS domain-containing protein, coding for MQTHPSQQSRSPSGQFLRDVMTRDPAFVRREDTIQHAAKLMADLNIGALPVCADGHLEGMITDRDISVRCVASGKRANSKVGDAMSDGAQWCREDDTVEDACDTMCREQIRRMPVVDDNKKLVGMVSMGDIATKVADEATCGRIVAEVSVPSAPNR
- a CDS encoding zinc ribbon-containing protein, with the protein product MSAKAGEKAEKTGDFRCAHCHRTTHVTKGHTIPRCPHCGHAAFDTRRNEP
- a CDS encoding tautomerase family protein — translated: MPLAHISLRTGKTEAYRQGIFDSLYRALRETFSVPEDDQFMTITEHDAANFRYGASYFGIARSEDVIFIQISASDTRTFEQKKALFRRTVELLGENPGVRPEDVLINLIEVRKENWSLGNGLAQYA
- a CDS encoding LysR family transcriptional regulator, whose amino-acid sequence is MTVRPLDLDAVQAFVRIADLGSFTRAAEAMQTTQAAVSLKLQRLEQRLGCRLVERTPRYVELSAQGIAFLDHARDLLAVHDRALAGLTGVRQRLVVGISDHVAGPELPALIARMNAQDPQLLIEIRIGSSGDLLQSFDRRELDSVIVRLHVGRSDGEILAEEKFGWFAAPGWQYRAGEPLPIATLAEPCGVRAMASQLLDAAGIPWTEVFVGGGVAAVSAAVVAGLGVAALAPRMLPLGAIDISAKLGLPDLPRLPVLLHSRVRGGRPAEALAALSAAFRAAVRG
- a CDS encoding YncE family protein, producing MGKEIDVGIGPWTMVLDKTNHYLYISTADGTITIINTLDNTAHVRAISTNMLDITALAVDEKLQILYVLNLGDVHKDGTVLAVNLNAPDPKVDGWVRIGFLADGVAVDQRNHTVWATSLNSNTVTPIQPKFSDVRIVHPSAYGVVPAGSIRFSGVGEPDSSIRVTVTTANQAHRLILPLCFVDEKTREWEVNGTIKAPGKYIATAHQFVGKIETSRYVVRFTVSTDS